A genomic segment from Garra rufa chromosome 5, GarRuf1.0, whole genome shotgun sequence encodes:
- the dtx2 gene encoding probable E3 ubiquitin-protein ligase DTX2, whose amino-acid sequence MASILMSAAGLGVRFLTAPFSQSGSSRPTKNQPSSVKRAKRQSRTAPAQKPEEVIRKYMEEEPVPPEEDCIICMERLSCPSGYEVPAECSQSLQPNTVGKFTKCGHTFHMLCMLAMYNNGTKDGSLQCPSCKTIYGEKTGTQPKGKMEIYSVPQSLPGHPDCGTIQIIYNIPPGIQGPEHPNPGQPYTCRGFPRFCFLPDNDKGRKVLELLKVAWTRRLIFTVGTSSTTGEPDTVIWNEIHHKTEMMSNVSGHGYPDPNYLDNVLSELASQGVTEDCLKRESQSQGAQGSTM is encoded by the exons ATGGCTTCCATTTTGATGTCAGCTGCAGGACTGGGAGTTCGCTTCTTGACCGCCCCCTTCTCCCAGAGTGGCTCCAGCAGGCCCACCAAAAACCAGCCCAGCTCCGTTAAGAGGGCAAAGAGACAGTCCAGGACAG CACCAGCTCAGAAACCAGAAGAAGTCATTAGGAAATACATGGAGGAAGAGCCTGTGCCCCCAGAGGAG GACTGTATTATCTGTATGGAGCGCCTGTCCTGCCCGTCTGGTTATGAGGTCCCAGCTGAGTGCTCTCAGTCTCTTCAGCCCAACACCGTGGGCAAATTCACAAAATGTGGTCACACTTTCCACATGCTCTGCATGCTGGCCATGTACAACAATGGAACCAAG GACGGGAGCCTGCAGTGCCCCTCATGTAAGACAATCTACGGCGAGAAGACCGGCACCCAGCCAAAGGGCAAGATGGAGATTTACAGTGTCCCTCAGTCTTTGCCTGGACACCCAGACTGCGGCACTATACAAATCATTTACAACATCCCGCCCGGAATACAG GGTCCTGAGCACCCAAACCCAGGGCAGCCGTATACATGCAGAGGATTCCCTCGCTTCTGTTTCCTTCCTGACAATGACAAAGGAAGAAAG GTGTTGGAGTTGCTGAAAGTGGCGTGGACACGGCGCCTCATCTTTACCGTGGGCACTTCCAGCACCACAGGAGAGCCAGACACCGTCATATGGAACGAGATCCACCACAAGACGGAGATGATGTCCAACGTCTCCGGTCACGGCTATCCCGATCCCAACTACCTGGACAATGTGCTCTCAGAACTGGCGTCACAGGGCGTGACGGAGGACTGCCTGAAACGAGAGTCTCAGAGCCAAGGGGCTCAAGGTTCAACCATGTGA